One region of Acidobacteriota bacterium genomic DNA includes:
- the queG gene encoding tRNA epoxyqueuosine(34) reductase QueG: MITSEQVKKLAAARGFDLCGITTPELIPEARRRYVRYLEDGLHGEMTYLAREVARRTDASGLMENARSVIMLGLNYFQPNAQKVPADYGRISRYARGRDYHKVVSNKTRALIRSIESVLGTTEPFEFKWFVDYGPMMERAYAEKAGLGFIGRNGMLINREFGSWVFLSEIITSLDLQPDVPDPTAHGDCGDCRLCAQACPTGAIVAPRVIDSRRCISYLTVEKPSSVSDDLAGRMGSLVFGCDICQEVCPYNRAATVTRHAELLSARGMGEFLDLKAVMRMQTREDFLQLTAGTALTRPKLEGLKRSAGIVLKNQVERT; this comes from the coding sequence ATGATAACATCCGAACAGGTAAAGAAGCTCGCCGCGGCACGGGGATTTGATCTCTGCGGTATCACCACGCCGGAACTGATACCGGAGGCACGAAGGCGGTACGTGCGGTATCTCGAGGACGGGCTTCACGGCGAGATGACCTATCTGGCGCGGGAAGTCGCCCGGCGCACCGACGCGTCCGGTCTGATGGAGAATGCGCGGTCGGTGATAATGCTGGGGCTGAACTACTTTCAGCCGAACGCTCAGAAAGTGCCCGCCGATTACGGCCGTATTTCCCGGTATGCCAGGGGCCGGGACTACCATAAGGTAGTCTCGAACAAGACCAGGGCCCTGATCCGGTCGATCGAGAGCGTTCTGGGGACCACCGAGCCTTTTGAATTCAAGTGGTTTGTCGACTACGGGCCGATGATGGAGCGGGCGTACGCCGAGAAAGCCGGGCTGGGGTTTATCGGCAGGAACGGCATGTTAATCAACCGCGAGTTCGGTTCCTGGGTATTCCTGTCGGAGATTATCACCAGCCTTGACCTGCAACCGGACGTGCCCGATCCGACGGCCCACGGTGATTGCGGCGACTGTCGGCTTTGCGCGCAGGCTTGCCCCACGGGCGCGATCGTGGCACCGAGGGTCATCGACTCCCGGCGGTGCATTTCCTACCTGACGGTTGAAAAACCCTCGAGCGTGTCGGACGATCTGGCTGGCCGGATGGGCAGCCTGGTGTTCGGCTGTGATATCTGTCAGGAGGTCTGCCCGTACAACCGCGCGGCGACCGTGACCCGTCACGCCGAGTTGCTGTCAGCCCGTGGGATGGGGGAGTTCCTCGATCTGAAGGCGGTCATGCGCATGCAGACACGGGAGGATTTCTTGCAGCTTACGGCCGGCACGGCACTCACGCGGCCGAAGCTCGAGGGTCTGAAACGAAGCGCTGGAATCGTTCTGAAGAACCAGGTCGAACGGACGTAA
- the rpe gene encoding ribulose-phosphate 3-epimerase: MPKVAPSVLAADFSHLADDVSSAEQAGVSMLHLDIMDGHFVPNISFGPGIVKTINEITDLFLDVHLMLSQPEKYFDQFVKAGADAITFHLEVHPEPAPQAARLRALGVKTGISINPDMPVERVLRYLEDFDFLLLMSVFPGFGGQGFIDSVKQKISVARQHVDRHQLDTRIMVDGGIDAGNVREVVAAGADILVMGTGFFGSADRRQLVESVESLSNANRVP; encoded by the coding sequence ATGCCGAAAGTCGCCCCATCGGTTCTGGCTGCGGATTTTTCCCACCTGGCTGACGACGTTTCCAGCGCCGAACAGGCCGGCGTCTCCATGCTCCACCTGGACATAATGGATGGTCACTTTGTGCCGAATATCTCGTTCGGCCCCGGGATCGTGAAGACCATTAACGAGATCACGGACCTGTTTCTGGACGTTCATCTGATGTTATCCCAGCCGGAGAAGTACTTCGACCAATTCGTCAAGGCCGGCGCGGATGCTATTACTTTTCACCTCGAAGTCCATCCGGAACCGGCTCCTCAGGCCGCCCGCCTCCGCGCGCTTGGTGTGAAAACTGGCATCTCAATCAACCCGGACATGCCCGTTGAGCGTGTGCTGCGCTATCTGGAGGATTTCGACTTCCTGCTGCTGATGTCGGTGTTTCCCGGTTTCGGCGGCCAGGGTTTCATAGACTCGGTCAAGCAGAAAATCTCAGTGGCCCGCCAACACGTTGACCGGCACCAACTCGACACCAGGATCATGGTAGACGGCGGCATCGACGCCGGCAACGTGCGCGAGGTGGTCGCCGCCGGTGCGGACATCCTGGTCATGGGGACAGGCTTCTTCGGCAGCGCCGATCGTCGGCAGCTGGTCGAGTCCGTAGAGAGCTTGAGCAACGCCAACCGGGTTCCGTAG